The stretch of DNA CTCCCGCAGACACGTCGTCATCCCCTGACCCTCTCTACCTGGACCCGTATGAAAACCAAGATCCTCGGCACCTTCGCGCTCGGCGCGATCGGGTTGGCCTCGCATTCGGCATCCGCCTCGGACGGCACCATCAACTTCTCCGGCTCGATCACCAGTCAGACCTGTTCGATCAACGGCGTCGCAGCCGACGGAAACCGGAACATCTCTGTAGCCCTGCCGAAGACGCCGCAGTCGAGCCTGACGGCGCTCAACTCCGTCGCCGGCGAGACGCCGTTCTCGATCGCCTTGACCGGCTGCACTCCGGCCTCTGGCACGGTGGCCACTCGTTTCGAACCGGGCAGCAACGTCGATGCCGCGACGGGCGAGCTGATCACCAGCGGCGTCGGCGGTACGTCCAGCCTGCATATCCAGCTGCTCAACGAGACCCGCGGGGTCATCAATATCGGCGCGCCGGACGTTTCGCAGAACTCCACGGCCAAGACCATTCCTGCCGGCGGTGCGGTCACCCTGAACTACTTCGCCCGCTACAAGCGCGCATCGACGTTGCCCGCACTGGGCACGGGCGTCATCGCGTCGAACGTGACCTATTCGCTGGTCTACAACTGACCGCACCACCTTTCCGGAAGTACTGACACATGAAAAGCACTCTCCTCAAGGCCATGGCGATCAGCGCCATCGCGCTGGCATCGCAGGCTGCGTTCGCCTCCGACGGCACCATCAACTTCACCGGTGAGCTCACTGCCCAGACGTGCTCGATCAACGGCACCGCCGCAGACGGCAACCGCAACGTCAGCGTGACGCTGCCGGCCGCGACGCAGTCGAGCCTGGCCATCGTCGGCGCGACCTCGGCCGAAACGGCGTTCCAGATCGCACTCACTTCCTGCACGCCGGCTACCGGCACGGTCCGCACGCGCTTCGAGTCGGGTCCCAACGTCGATGCGGCCACCGGAGAGCTGCTCACCAGCGGCGCCGGTGCCTCTGCGGGCCTGCGCATCCAGTTGCTCAACCAGGACCGCTCGGTGATCGCCGTTGGCACCAGCGACGCCTCGCAGAATTCCGCCCCGAGCACCATCACCACCGGCGCGGCGACGCTCAACTACATCGCCCGCTACCACCGCGTCTCGACGACGGCGCTCGTGGCGGGCGCGGTGACCTCGAGCGTCACCTACTCCATGGCCTACAACTGAGTTGAGGTCGCGGCTGACGGAGGAGGGTACTCCTCCGTCCACTTGCGGATACCAATAAATCCATGAATG from Lysobacter arenosi encodes:
- a CDS encoding fimbrial protein, with the translated sequence MKTKILGTFALGAIGLASHSASASDGTINFSGSITSQTCSINGVAADGNRNISVALPKTPQSSLTALNSVAGETPFSIALTGCTPASGTVATRFEPGSNVDAATGELITSGVGGTSSLHIQLLNETRGVINIGAPDVSQNSTAKTIPAGGAVTLNYFARYKRASTLPALGTGVIASNVTYSLVYN
- a CDS encoding fimbrial protein, with the protein product MKSTLLKAMAISAIALASQAAFASDGTINFTGELTAQTCSINGTAADGNRNVSVTLPAATQSSLAIVGATSAETAFQIALTSCTPATGTVRTRFESGPNVDAATGELLTSGAGASAGLRIQLLNQDRSVIAVGTSDASQNSAPSTITTGAATLNYIARYHRVSTTALVAGAVTSSVTYSMAYN